Genomic segment of Streptomyces longhuiensis:
TCCTCGCCTCCGTCACCGAGGACACCTCCGGCCGACACGACGCCCTCGGCGGCACCTCCACCCTCGTCCGCAACACCGAACGGTACGGGGACGGAACTCCCCAGTCGGCCACGCCGGCCGGACGCGAACTGTTCAAGCTCGCCGCCCTCAAGAACGGCCTCGGCCCGCGGGACATCCCGCCGTCGGTCTCCTTCTTCCAGGGCGTACGGATCAGCGAGGACGGCACCGCCTGCTTCACCGGCTCCGCGGGCGCCGGCACGTCCGTCACACTGCGCGCCGAGCAGCCGCTGACCGTACTCATCGCCAACGTCCCCCACCCACTGGACCCTCGGCCCACGTACACCTGCGGACCGCTCGAGGTCCTCGCGTACCGGGCCGCACCGACCGCTCCCGGCGACGCGCTGTGGGACGCCACGCCCGAGGGCCGCCGCGCCTTCCTCAACACCGCCGAACACCTCGACGCCAGGGGGATCGCATGACCGTCACCACCGCCCCTGCGGGCCGCGTCGTCTGCGACCGGACCGTCCCCGCACGCTCCGCCTGGTCCGCCGTCGTACGCGCGGGCCAACTGCTGACCATCACCGACCTGCACGGGAACCAGGCCGCGGACTTCCTCGTCTACGACGCCCACGACACCTCCGTGCGCTACAGCGCCCCCGACACCATCCAGGCCCAGGGCAACATCTTCCTGACGACCGGCTCGGTGCTGCTATCCAACGAGCACACCCCGCTGATGACCGTCGTCGAGGACACCTGCGGTCGGCACGACACCGTCGGCGGCGCCTGTTCCAAGGAGTCCAACACCCTCCGCTACGGGCACCACACCTGGTCGCAGCACGCCTGCGTGGAGAACTTCCTCGCCGAAGGCAGCAAGCACGGACTGGACAAGCGCGACCTGGTGTCCAACATCAACTGGTACATGAACGTGCCCGTCGAGACGGACGGCACCCTCGGCATCGTCGACGGCATCTCGGCCCCGGGCCTGAAAGTCGTCCTGCGCGCCGAGACCGACGTCATCGCGCTGCTGTCCAACTGCCCGCAGATCAACAACCCCTGCAACGGATTCCACCCGAGCGCCCTGCAGACGACGATCACCGAGCCGGACGAGAGCTGAAGCCCATGACGTTCGACACCCTGTTGGTCGCCAACCGCGGCGAGATCGCGTCACGCATCATCCGCACCGCTCGCCGGCTCGGCCTGCGCACCGTCGCGGTCTACTCCGACCCGGACCGCGGGGCCGAGCACGTTCGTCTGGCCGACGAGGCCGTACGGCTCGGCCCGGCCCCCGCCAAGGACTCCTACCTCGACGCCGCTCTGATCCTCAAGGCCGCCCAGGACACCGGAGCCGGCGCCGTCCACCCCGGCTACGGCTTCCTGTCCGAGGACGCCGACTTCGCCCGCCGCTGCGCCGCAGCGGGCCTGATCTTCGTCGGCCCCACCCCTGAACAACTGGAGCTGTTCGGCGCCAAGCACACCGCACGCGCCGCCGCTCATGAGGCGGGCGTGCCGCTCGCCCCGGGCACCGGGCTGCTGCCCGACGTGGCTGCCGCCCTCGCGGCGGCCGAGGGGATCGGCTACCCGGTCATGCTCAAAGCGACCGGCGGGGGCGGCGGGATCGGCATGCAGGCGTGCCACGACGCCGACGCCCTCGAAGACGCCTGGGAACGGGTGCAGCGCGTGGCCGCCGCCTCCTTCTCCTCCGCCGGCGTCTTCCTGGAACGGCTCGTCGAGCGCGCCCGCCACGTCGAGGTGCAGGTCTTCGGCGACGGCGAGGGCCGCGTCGCCACCCTCGGCGACCGCGACTGTTCACTGCAGCGCCGCAACCAGAAAGTCCTGGAGGAGGCACCCGCCCCGGGTCTCCCGGACGCGGTACGCAAGCAACTGGCAACCTCGGCACGGGACTTGTGCGCGTCCGTGAACTACCGCTCTGCCGGCACGGTCGAGTTCGTGTACGACGCCGCCCGCGAGGAGGCGTACTTCCTCGAGGTCAACACCCGACTCCAGGTCGAGCACCCGGTCACCGAGGAGATCTACGGCGTCGACCTCGTGGAGTGGATGCTGCGCCTCGCGCAGGGCGACACCAAGGTCGTCACCATGCCGCTGACACCGAAGGGCCACGCTGTCGAGGCACGCGTCTACGCCGAGGACCCCTCCCGCGGCCACCGGCCGAGCGCCGGCCTGTTGACCCGCGTCGCCTTCCCCGAGAGCGTCCGCGTCGACACCTGGGTGGAGACCGGCACCGAGGTCACCACCTCCTACGACCCGATGCTCGCCAAGGTCGTCGCGCACGGCAGCGACCGCGCCGAGGCACTCGACAAGCTGGACACCGCTCTTGCCGCGACCCGCCTCGACGGCATCGAGACCAACCTCGGTCTGGTGCGCGCCGCGCTCCAGGACGCCGACGTGCGCCGAGCGGCCCACTCCACCGCTTCGCTCGCCACGATCAGCGATCCGACGCCGCGCGTCGAGGTCGTCGCGGCGGGCACCTTGACCACCGTGCAGGACTGGCCCGGACGCACCGGCCACTGGCAGGTCGGCGTCCCCCCGTGCGGACCGATGGACGACCTCTCCTTCCGGCTCGGCAACACCGCCCTCGGCAACACCGAGGGCGCACCCGGCCTCGAGTGCACCTTGCAGGGCCCCTCCCTCCGCTTCACCCACCCGACGACGGTGTGCGTCACCGGCGCCCCCGCACCGGTGACCATCGACGGCGTCGCCGTACCGCAGTGGGAGCCGGTCACCGTCGAAGCCGGGCGGACACTGGCCGTCGGGTCACCCGACGAGCACGGCCTGCGCACCTACGTGCTGTTCGCGGGCGGCCTGGACATACCGGAGTTCCTGGGCAGCGCAGCCACGTTCACCCTCGGCCGGTTCGGCGGACACGGCGGTCGCGCCCTGCGTGCGGGCGATGTCCTGCACGGCGGTGAGCAGCGCCCGGAGACGTCCGTCGTGCCCCTCGACCGGCGCCCGGCCTTCGGCGGAGCGTGGCACATCGGCGCGGTCGAAGGCCCGCACGCCGCTCCCGAGTTCTTCACCGAGGACGACATCCGCGACTTCTACACAGCGCACTGGAAGGTGCACTTCAACTCGGCGCGCACCGGTGTGCGCCTCGTCGGCCCCAGGCCGCGCTGGGCGCGCACGGACGGCGGCGAGGCCGGCCTGCACCCGTCCAACATCCACGACACGCCGTACTCCGTCGGCGCCGTCGACTACACCGGCGACATGCCCGTCATGCTCGGCCCCGACGGGCCCTCCCTGGGCGGCTTCGTCTGCCCGGCGACGATCGTGACCGGACAGCGCTGGAAGCTCGGCCAGCTCCGTCCCGGCGACACGGTCCGCTTCGTCCCGGTGACCACCGAGGCCGCCGCCGGACTGCGGCGGAACCCGGCCGCGGTACCGCGCGCCGATCGGGAGACGGTCGTCGACGGCGGCATCCTCGCCCGCCTGCCACAGACCGGGACCCGCCCGTCGGTCACCTACCGGCGCAGCGGCGACGACAACCTCCTCATCGAGTACGGACCGATGCAGCTCGACCTGGCCCTGCGCATGCGGATCCACGCACTCGCGCAGGCGCTGGCCGAGCAAGGACTCGACGGCGTCGACGACCTGACCCCGGGCATCCGTTCCCTCCAGGTCCGTACGGATCCCGACGTCCTGCCTCAGGAGAAGCTCCTCGAGATCGCCCGGCGCGTGGAGGAGGAACTCCCCGCCCCCGACGAGCTGGTGGTACCCAGCCGCATCGTCCACCTCCCGCTGTCCTGGGACGATCCGGCGACCCGCGAGGCCATCGCCCGCTACATGGCGGGCGTGCGCGACGACGCCCCCTGGTGTCCCTGGAACATCGAGTTCATCCGCCGCGTCAACGGCCTGGAGACCGTGGAGGACGTGTACCGCACCGTCTTCGATGCCGAGTACCTGGTGATGGGGCTCGGGGACGTGTACCTGGGCGCGCCGGTCGCCACCCCGCTGGACCCGCGGCACCGGCTGGTCACGACCAAGTACAACCCGGCCCGTACCTGGACCGCGGAGAACTCGGTGGGCATCGGCGGCGCGTACCTGTGCGTCTACGGCATGGAGGGCCCCGGCGGCTACCAGTTCGTCGGCCGCACCACACAGGTGTGGTCGGGCTGGCAGCAGCGCGGCGCCTTCGAGCCGGGCAGGCCCTGGCTGCTGCGCTTCTTCGACCGGATCAGGTGGTATCCGGTCGAGGCGGAGGAACTCCTGGAACTGCGCGCGGACATCATGTCCGGCCGGTTCGTACCGAGGATCGAGGAGGGTTCCTTCTCGCTCGCCGAGTACCAGAGGTTCCTCGTCGAGAACGCGGAGTCGATCGCCGAGTTCCGGGCCGGGCAGAGCGCGGCGTTCCGCGCGGAGCGCGACGCCTGGGAAGCGGCCGGCGAGTTCACCCGCGAGCAAGTGGCCACCGAGGCCGCCCCGCCGGCCACCGACGTCGAGGTCCCCGACGGCGGCCACGTGATCGAAGCCGAGTTCACCGCCTCCGTCTGGCAGGTCAACGTCGAGATCGGCGACCGTGTTTCGGCCGGACAGCCGCTCCTCGCGCTGGAGGCGATGAAGATGGAGTCCCGGGTGCCGGCCCCCGCCGACGGTATCGTCACCAAGATCCTGACCAAGCCGGGCAGCCAGGTCGAGGCGGGCACCGCCCTCGTCGTCCTCGCTCCCGTCGACACCGTGGAGGCAGCCGCGTGATCACCGCAGTGGAACGGGTGCGGGCCGCCTACGCACGCATCGCGCAGGTGGACCGGCCCGAGGTGTGGATCGGTCTGCGCCCGCAGGCCGCTGCGGAGTCGGACGCCGCCGCGGTCGACGCGAAGGTCGCCGCCGGTGACCGGCTGCCGCTGGCCGGGGCGGTGCTGGCGGTCAAGGGCAACATCGACGTGGCCGGACTGCCGACCACCGCCGGCTGCCCCGCCTACGCCTACGAGCCGGACACCGACGCCCCGGCCGTGGCGCGTCTGAAGGCTGCGGGCGCCGTGGTCCTCGGCACCACGAACCTCGACCAGTTCGCGACCGGCCTGGTCGGCACCCGCAGCCCGTACGGCGCGGTCCGCAACGCCCTCTCCCCGGAGCACGTGTCCGGCGGTTCCTCGTCCGGATCCGCGGTCGCCGTCGCGCTCGGTATCGCCGACATCGCGCTCGGCACGGACACCGCGGGCTCGGGCCGTGTCCCGGCGGCCTTCAACGGCATCGTCGGTCTCAAGCCGACCTTCGGGGTGATCCCGGCCGAGGGCGTCGTCCCGGCCTGTGCCTCGCTCGACTGCCTCACGGTCTTCGCCCGCACGCTCCCCGAAGCCGAGCAGGCGCTGTCCCTCATGGCAGCGCCGTCCGGGCGGCCACCGTCGGCTCCGGCCCCGCGCCGCCCCGGTCCGTGGCGGATCGCCGTCCCGGAAGCCGGGCAACTGGGCCGGCTGGACACCGGCTGGACCGAGGCGTTCGAAGCGGCGGCGCAGCGGCTCGCCGACGCGGGCGCCGAGCTCCTGCCCGTCGACCTCGCGCCGTTCACGGAGGCGGCGGCGATGCTGTACGAGGGCGCGTTCGTCGCCGAGCGCTACACCGCCGTCGGCGCCTTCATCGACGCGCACACGGACTCGCCGGACCTCGACCCGACCGTGGCCGGAATCATCTCCCGGGCCAAGGACATCCCGGCCCACCAGCTCTACGCCGACCAGCAGAAGCTTGCGTCTCTCCGCACCCGGGCCCTGGCCACCCTGGGCGACGCGGACGCACTGCTCCTGCCGACCGCGCCGGGCCACCCGACCGTCGCCGAGGTCGCGGCCGACCCGCTGGGCGCCAATGCCCGCCTCGGCCGATTCACCAACTCCACCAATCTCTTCGACCTGGCGGCGGTCGCCGTGCCCGCGGGCAACGTGAACGGGCTGCCGTTCGGTGTCATGCTGATCGGCCCGGCCTTCACGGACGAGCGGCTCGTCCGCATCGCCGGGCTGCTCGCCGACCCGCCCGTGCGGCTCGCGGTGATCGGCGCGCATCTGTCCGGACAGCCCCTGAACGGCCAACTCCTCGCAGTGGGCGGGCGACTGGTGCGTAGCACCACGACCGCGCAGGCCTACCGGCTGTACGCGCTGGACACCCTGCCTCCGAAGCCGGGACTGGTCCGGGTCGGCACAAGCGGAGGCGGAGGCACGATCGAGGCCGAGGTGTGGCAACTGCCCGCCGAGGGACTGGGTAAGTTCCTCGCCGCGTTGCCCCGCCCGATGGCGCTCGGAAGCGTGGAACTCTCGGACGGAAGCTTCGTGACCGGCTTCCTCTGCGAGCCCCAGGCCGTCGAGGGCGCCCATGAGATCACCTCATACGGCGGCTGGCGCGCGTACCTGGCCGCGTTGCCCCGCCCCTGAGACCCGCACTGACCGGATACCTCCCGACCTGACGAAACGCTCCTCGCCGCGCCGCCGTTGACGTAACTGGCCAAGCACAGAGCGAACTTGAGGTGCACATGTGCCAGGAAGGCTGAGAGCGGTCAGGGCGCCGCAGATCCGTTCACAGGCTGCGGACCAAACCCCCGTCGCAGCGCAGCGCGGTCCCGGTGATGTACGAGGCAGGGACGCCGCACAGGAAGGCGGCGGACGCCCCGAACTCGGCAGGAGTGCCGTACCGGCCCGCGGGGATCGTGGCCTTGGAGGCGGCCTCGATCTCGGTGACGGGACGCTGCTCGCGTTCGGCCCGTGCGGCGTCCAGCGCCGCCACCCGGTCGGTGGCGATCCGCCCGGGCAGCAGCAGGTTGACGGTGACGCCGTCCGCCGCCACCTCGGTGGCGAGGGTCTTCAGGTACGCGGCCAGGGCGGCCCGTCCGGCGTTGGAGAGGGCGAGCCCGGCCAGTGGCGCGGCGATTCCGCTGGAGCCGATCGCCAGGATGCGGCCCCAGGCTCGACGCCGCATCGCGGGCAAGGCCAGTGCCACCAGCCGCTGTTGGGCCAGCAGGAGCGAGTCCACGGCCGCGGCGATGTCGCCGGTGTCCAGGTCCGCAGCGGCGCCTGGCCGGGGGCCCGGTCCGTTGAGGACCAGGATGTCCGGGTCGCCGTACGCTTCGCGGGCCGCCTCGACCAGCGCCTGCGGCCCGTCCGGGGCGGACAGGTCGGCCTGCACCGCTACCGCTTCGGGCAACGTGGCCGCGATCTGCTGGGCGAGCTCGCCACGTCGCCCGGCCACCACGACCGAGGCCCCTTCGTCGGCCAGCGCTTCGGCGACCGCCCGGCCCAGGCCGCCGGTGGAGGCGGCGACCAGTGCGACACGGCCGCGGATACCGAGATCCATCAGCGCACCTCCTTGGGCAGCGCGGCGAGGTGCCGTTCCAGCTGCGGGACCAAGGCCTCGGGCAGCCGCGGGGCCGGCGGCCGCACCCCCGACTCCGTGATCAGGCCGCGCCGCCGGATGGCCTCCTTGCGCAGCGCCAGCCCGATCCCGACCTGGGCCTCGAAGTTCACGAGCGGCAGATACGGCAGGTAGGCCTCCCGGGCCGCGTCGTGTCCGCCGCTGCGCCAGGCCTCGACGCAGGCGATCAGGCCCTCGGGGCAGGAGAAGCCGGTCATCGCCCCGGCGGCGCCGGCCGCCAGTTCGTCGAGCAGGCCCAGCCCGCCCAGGCCGCCGAAGACCGGCACGTCGAGTTCGGCAGTGAGTCTGGCGACGGCAGCCGGAGTGGGCGGCGCCTCGGCCTTCACCGCCACCGCCGAGGGAACCGCCCGGACGGCACGGACCAGGTCGGCGGTGCGGATGGCGACCCGGCTGGTCTCCGGGTAGTCCTGGACCACGATCCCGGCGCCGGTGGCGTCGTGGACCGCGTTGAGGTGGGCCGCGACCACCTGCGGATCAGGCGAGTTGACCTGCACCATCAGTCCGGCGAGGCGGTCTCCGACCACTTCGCGAACCAGCCGGGCCTCCTCGAGCACCGGTGCCGTGGCGAGCCCGGTCACACCGACGACCAGCGGCAGGCTCACCGTGTCGACCACCGTCTCCAGCACCGTGCGGCGCTCCCCGGCGGAGAGCCGGGCGGCCTCGCCGAAGACGCCGAGCACGGTCAGACCGGTGGTGCCGATCTGTTCGTAGTGCTTCACCAGCCTGGTCAGGCTCGGCTCGTCCACCTCAAGAGCGGATCCGAGGAAGGGTGTGGCGACCACGCCCCACACGCCGGGTGCGAGCTTCTCGGGCATCCGTGGGCTCCCCGCTCCCCTCATCGTCCCGGCCAGACCGGCGGCCGCTTCTGCTGGAAGGCGAGCACGCCCTCCTTGCCGTCCTCACTGTCGAGCGCCGCCATCAGCGCCGGCGTACGCAGCTTGTGGGCGTCCTGCGGCGAGAGCCCGCTGCCCCGCTGGACCATCTGCTTGATGGCTCGCAATGACGTGGGGGCACAGGCGAGGATGTCGGCGACCCAGCGGTTGACGGCCTTGTCCAACTGCTCGGTGGGGCGTGCCGTTTCGAGCCGCGCGTGCTCCCCTGCAGCCAGACAGACAACCACCACCTTGGGACCCACTTCGGAGGGAAGGGCGGCAAACGCCCCCGGACCGAAGCGACCGGAGCCCACTTCCCACTTCTGGTTCGGCAGCACGGCCGGGCCCCGACCGGACTGACACCTGGACCGGTTACGTGGTCAACTCCACGACCAACACCCCTACAAGCACGGGAACTTGGCCCGCATGCTCCTCAGCCGGAAGCCTCAAGCCGAGCGGCTTCGGCTTCGGCTTCGGCTTCGGCTTCGGCTTCGGCTTCGGCTTCGGCTTCGGCTTCGGCTTCGGCTTCGGCTTCGGCGAGTGCTACAAGTCGGTCGCCGACTGCGCCTCGACCCCGTGCACGCAGCCGTGCGGGGGTGCCCCGTTCGCATCCCCTGAACCCGGCACGGGCACGCACCAACACCAGCGCGTACATCTACGGCCCGTACAAGGCAGCCGCGGCGGCACCCCCTCGGCCGACTCCTGACAGATGCACCGGACTACGGCTTGATCCCCTACCAATCCCCGGCAGGGCGGTGGAGCCGCCGTGTCGGCGCCGCGACTCCACCGCCCTGCCCGCCCATGAGCCCGTCGATCGGCTCACAGCGTTCGCCTATGACCGTCTCGGATTTTCGCGACTCAGCCCGGACGGCTTGAACTTTCCATCAGAGCATGATGAGCAGACGTGTATTCGGCTTGAGCTTCCTGTTCACCGAACGACTCTGCACGTACACCTCCAACTTGGGATTGTTCCCCGCCTTCACCGAGACAGTTCCCTGGATCCCCGTACCGAACAGAAGACTGCGCGCCGCGTCGCCCGTATAGGCGCGGTCGGTGTCCTTCTCGACCACGATGACTTCCTTGTTCTGCTGAACCTGAGCCCGGGCGCCCAGCTGGTAGTAACACGCTCCACGTTCGTACGTCACTCCCGGATGCGAATCGACGAAGGGGCGAATCTCGATCTCCTTGTCGACCTTCAGGAGCCGGTACTTGTCGGCCGGAACGGGTTCGAGGTTCGCCCGCACCTCGTCGACCGATATGTCCTGACCGACGGCGAACAGGTTCTTCGTGCCGCGCACTCCCTGCTCGCGGCCCCGGAGGAAGCTGGTCGCGGCGGCGCGCACGGTGCCGATCGCCTCCTCGACGCCCTTCTGGGAGTCCGCATCCCAGATGGCGATGTTTCCGGCCGGGAACCCGTAGTTCTGCGCGGTGCGCTTGGCCAGGGAGTTCGGAACGAGGATCGCGGAAGTCCAGTGCCCCGGAAGCCCGCCCATCGTCGCTGTGATCCTGTCGAGCCAGGGGCCGAGGATGGTCGGATCGCCGTCGTGCCGCCTGTCGCCGCCGGAGGCGTTCTCCTCGCCGTCCGTCACCACGATCTGGAGAAAGCTGTGCTCGCCGTATTCCTCCCAGATGTGGCCCAGGTCGTCCAGAGACTTCAAGGAAGCCTCGATGAGGGCCGTAGCCCCATTGTTGACCTGGTACAGACCCCGCATGGACGGCAGATGCTTCACGTCCATGTCCCAGACGAGATTCTCCACCCGGTGATCGAAAGAGTAGAGACTGATCCGGGTCTCATGTCCGAGGCTGTCCGATTCGGCCTTCAGGCCGGCCACGAACTCGTCCACTACGCGGATGAGTTGATTCTGGTGCGGGCGCATGGAACCGGAACAATCAACGACCAGCGCGACGTGATTCACCTTGTGCTTGATCTTGTTTGCGGACATGTTTCTGCTCCCCCTCCAAGGCTCCCCAAGTGATGTTTTCACTCTATGCGGAGGCACTGACAACGGCGTTTGACGCCCGATCGCCTGCCCGCACCAGGTGCTGCGTCCGGCACCCACAACACGATCGGAAGCCGCCTCCCGGCTCAGAGCCTCCATGCCCTGTGGGGATGCTTGGCGGGCGGAGAGATTCCTGTTCCCCGGCCACTGACGCCGTTGGTGACCGTGCAGAACATCACCACCGCGACGGGCACCCACCCACCGCCGTCGCCTGCGAATCCCACTCGCGCACTCCTTGACCGCACGCCGGATGCGGACGCTGGGACTCGACTCCCCCGCGTTGTCGCGCTGACCGACGAACTCCGCGTCGAGACGTTGCAGTTGTTCTCCCGACGGGAGGAAGCCCATGGATCTCCGGACGCAGTTCACCCACCCTCGCCCATCCGGGTCCTCAGTGAACTGTTCGGCATACCCGGGACACTCGCGGCCCACCAGGCCCCCTCCCGGAGTAACGGTCAAAAGTGGCGGGTGGGTTGACCAAGGGGCGCGTC
This window contains:
- the uca gene encoding urea carboxylase, producing the protein MTFDTLLVANRGEIASRIIRTARRLGLRTVAVYSDPDRGAEHVRLADEAVRLGPAPAKDSYLDAALILKAAQDTGAGAVHPGYGFLSEDADFARRCAAAGLIFVGPTPEQLELFGAKHTARAAAHEAGVPLAPGTGLLPDVAAALAAAEGIGYPVMLKATGGGGGIGMQACHDADALEDAWERVQRVAAASFSSAGVFLERLVERARHVEVQVFGDGEGRVATLGDRDCSLQRRNQKVLEEAPAPGLPDAVRKQLATSARDLCASVNYRSAGTVEFVYDAAREEAYFLEVNTRLQVEHPVTEEIYGVDLVEWMLRLAQGDTKVVTMPLTPKGHAVEARVYAEDPSRGHRPSAGLLTRVAFPESVRVDTWVETGTEVTTSYDPMLAKVVAHGSDRAEALDKLDTALAATRLDGIETNLGLVRAALQDADVRRAAHSTASLATISDPTPRVEVVAAGTLTTVQDWPGRTGHWQVGVPPCGPMDDLSFRLGNTALGNTEGAPGLECTLQGPSLRFTHPTTVCVTGAPAPVTIDGVAVPQWEPVTVEAGRTLAVGSPDEHGLRTYVLFAGGLDIPEFLGSAATFTLGRFGGHGGRALRAGDVLHGGEQRPETSVVPLDRRPAFGGAWHIGAVEGPHAAPEFFTEDDIRDFYTAHWKVHFNSARTGVRLVGPRPRWARTDGGEAGLHPSNIHDTPYSVGAVDYTGDMPVMLGPDGPSLGGFVCPATIVTGQRWKLGQLRPGDTVRFVPVTTEAAAGLRRNPAAVPRADRETVVDGGILARLPQTGTRPSVTYRRSGDDNLLIEYGPMQLDLALRMRIHALAQALAEQGLDGVDDLTPGIRSLQVRTDPDVLPQEKLLEIARRVEEELPAPDELVVPSRIVHLPLSWDDPATREAIARYMAGVRDDAPWCPWNIEFIRRVNGLETVEDVYRTVFDAEYLVMGLGDVYLGAPVATPLDPRHRLVTTKYNPARTWTAENSVGIGGAYLCVYGMEGPGGYQFVGRTTQVWSGWQQRGAFEPGRPWLLRFFDRIRWYPVEAEELLELRADIMSGRFVPRIEEGSFSLAEYQRFLVENAESIAEFRAGQSAAFRAERDAWEAAGEFTREQVATEAAPPATDVEVPDGGHVIEAEFTASVWQVNVEIGDRVSAGQPLLALEAMKMESRVPAPADGIVTKILTKPGSQVEAGTALVVLAPVDTVEAAA
- a CDS encoding vWA domain-containing protein — protein: MSANKIKHKVNHVALVVDCSGSMRPHQNQLIRVVDEFVAGLKAESDSLGHETRISLYSFDHRVENLVWDMDVKHLPSMRGLYQVNNGATALIEASLKSLDDLGHIWEEYGEHSFLQIVVTDGEENASGGDRRHDGDPTILGPWLDRITATMGGLPGHWTSAILVPNSLAKRTAQNYGFPAGNIAIWDADSQKGVEEAIGTVRAAATSFLRGREQGVRGTKNLFAVGQDISVDEVRANLEPVPADKYRLLKVDKEIEIRPFVDSHPGVTYERGACYYQLGARAQVQQNKEVIVVEKDTDRAYTGDAARSLLFGTGIQGTVSVKAGNNPKLEVYVQSRSVNRKLKPNTRLLIML
- a CDS encoding dihydrodipicolinate synthase family protein translates to MPEKLAPGVWGVVATPFLGSALEVDEPSLTRLVKHYEQIGTTGLTVLGVFGEAARLSAGERRTVLETVVDTVSLPLVVGVTGLATAPVLEEARLVREVVGDRLAGLMVQVNSPDPQVVAAHLNAVHDATGAGIVVQDYPETSRVAIRTADLVRAVRAVPSAVAVKAEAPPTPAAVARLTAELDVPVFGGLGGLGLLDELAAGAAGAMTGFSCPEGLIACVEAWRSGGHDAAREAYLPYLPLVNFEAQVGIGLALRKEAIRRRGLITESGVRPPAPRLPEALVPQLERHLAALPKEVR
- a CDS encoding SDR family oxidoreductase is translated as MDLGIRGRVALVAASTGGLGRAVAEALADEGASVVVAGRRGELAQQIAATLPEAVAVQADLSAPDGPQALVEAAREAYGDPDILVLNGPGPRPGAAADLDTGDIAAAVDSLLLAQQRLVALALPAMRRRAWGRILAIGSSGIAAPLAGLALSNAGRAALAAYLKTLATEVAADGVTVNLLLPGRIATDRVAALDAARAEREQRPVTEIEAASKATIPAGRYGTPAEFGASAAFLCGVPASYITGTALRCDGGLVRSL
- the atzF gene encoding allophanate hydrolase: MITAVERVRAAYARIAQVDRPEVWIGLRPQAAAESDAAAVDAKVAAGDRLPLAGAVLAVKGNIDVAGLPTTAGCPAYAYEPDTDAPAVARLKAAGAVVLGTTNLDQFATGLVGTRSPYGAVRNALSPEHVSGGSSSGSAVAVALGIADIALGTDTAGSGRVPAAFNGIVGLKPTFGVIPAEGVVPACASLDCLTVFARTLPEAEQALSLMAAPSGRPPSAPAPRRPGPWRIAVPEAGQLGRLDTGWTEAFEAAAQRLADAGAELLPVDLAPFTEAAAMLYEGAFVAERYTAVGAFIDAHTDSPDLDPTVAGIISRAKDIPAHQLYADQQKLASLRTRALATLGDADALLLPTAPGHPTVAEVAADPLGANARLGRFTNSTNLFDLAAVAVPAGNVNGLPFGVMLIGPAFTDERLVRIAGLLADPPVRLAVIGAHLSGQPLNGQLLAVGGRLVRSTTTAQAYRLYALDTLPPKPGLVRVGTSGGGGTIEAEVWQLPAEGLGKFLAALPRPMALGSVELSDGSFVTGFLCEPQAVEGAHEITSYGGWRAYLAALPRP
- a CDS encoding urea amidolyase associated protein UAAP2 yields the protein MTVTTAPAGRVVCDRTVPARSAWSAVVRAGQLLTITDLHGNQAADFLVYDAHDTSVRYSAPDTIQAQGNIFLTTGSVLLSNEHTPLMTVVEDTCGRHDTVGGACSKESNTLRYGHHTWSQHACVENFLAEGSKHGLDKRDLVSNINWYMNVPVETDGTLGIVDGISAPGLKVVLRAETDVIALLSNCPQINNPCNGFHPSALQTTITEPDES
- a CDS encoding urea amidolyase associated protein UAAP1: MPVLPASRWPSPPEGIAAEDLVWAETVAGGNYTHKVLARGTELYLTDLTGDGCAHVLLYSADRPWERLNAADTVKVSWNAYLGEGHLLLSDQGRVLASVTEDTSGRHDALGGTSTLVRNTERYGDGTPQSATPAGRELFKLAALKNGLGPRDIPPSVSFFQGVRISEDGTACFTGSAGAGTSVTLRAEQPLTVLIANVPHPLDPRPTYTCGPLEVLAYRAAPTAPGDALWDATPEGRRAFLNTAEHLDARGIA